A single region of the Deferribacter autotrophicus genome encodes:
- a CDS encoding 4Fe-4S dicluster domain-containing protein: MKKIFVDYKKCVACKACEIACAIEHHPSHSLFGLLGDKKTQVNVRVLAVEHEAFPVSCRHCDPAWCMDACPSGAITRDNETGAVILNPDLCKACAMCAMVCPFDAISFKETHRAKYGRDVAYKCDLCNERLKNNKIPACVEACHSNALTFEEFEPLRNEKAVKSLKVYLMNKEDMPKHIELFRELRKKEFAARRGEKS, translated from the coding sequence ATGAAAAAAATATTTGTGGATTACAAAAAGTGTGTTGCCTGTAAAGCTTGTGAAATTGCTTGTGCAATAGAACACCATCCTTCTCATAGTCTTTTTGGTTTGCTTGGAGATAAAAAAACTCAAGTTAATGTTAGAGTTCTTGCTGTTGAACACGAAGCATTTCCTGTTTCCTGCCGTCATTGCGATCCAGCTTGGTGTATGGATGCTTGTCCCTCAGGGGCAATTACCCGTGATAATGAGACAGGAGCAGTAATTCTTAATCCAGACCTTTGCAAAGCTTGTGCTATGTGCGCGATGGTTTGTCCTTTTGATGCTATATCTTTTAAAGAGACTCATAGAGCAAAATATGGCAGAGATGTTGCATATAAATGTGACCTTTGTAATGAACGATTAAAAAACAATAAAATTCCTGCTTGTGTGGAGGCCTGTCATAGTAATGCACTTACTTTTGAAGAATTTGAACCATTACGTAATGAAAAAGCAGTCAAAAGTTTGAAAGTGTATTTAATGAATAAAGAGGATATGCCAAAGCACATTGAACTGTTTAGAGAATTACGTAAAAAAGAATTTGCTGCCCGTCGAGGTGAAAAATCATGA
- a CDS encoding NAD(P)/FAD-dependent oxidoreductase, with translation MKIVTIGTGMAASEFVEKLRHNGYRDEIVMIGNEEFPPYSPCVLPFFLAGEPLETVYWKGQDFYKRYNVTTRLGHAVVKVDTESRRIYLDNGMTETYDMLFFATGGKSWYPRPEWLEIHGVFGFKTLTDMLAIDSYIRENNIDRVVVFGGGFIGVDAALSLWHRGLKVTLVHRNTRVLSQMTDQEGGAFATKKLIEITGIDIRLQTVVSDIIEEAGQLKSVKLSNGESVDTKLMIVAIGVSPNSEPLTGDDSGVKVDENLKADSNIYVAGDVAVTPHAITGKSGIYATYPNAMMQARTAVRNIIYGKTKYEGSINTNVLKKHINFPIISAGAFEGEAITWQNNDLFRRVYLKNGKINGYQLIGDTRISGYIYNLYRSQTRVEGIIKEILSDNKGDCYYRRMMGFNT, from the coding sequence ATGAAGATAGTTACAATTGGAACCGGAATGGCTGCATCTGAATTTGTTGAAAAGCTTCGTCATAATGGTTATAGAGATGAAATTGTTATGATTGGTAATGAGGAATTTCCTCCTTATTCACCTTGTGTTTTGCCATTTTTTTTAGCAGGGGAGCCATTGGAAACAGTTTATTGGAAAGGTCAAGATTTTTATAAACGCTATAACGTTACTACTCGTTTGGGACATGCTGTTGTTAAAGTGGATACTGAAAGTCGACGGATATATCTCGACAACGGGATGACAGAAACTTATGATATGCTTTTTTTTGCAACAGGAGGAAAAAGTTGGTATCCACGTCCAGAATGGCTTGAGATCCATGGAGTATTTGGGTTTAAAACGCTTACCGACATGCTTGCAATAGATAGTTATATTCGTGAAAATAATATAGATAGAGTTGTTGTATTTGGTGGCGGGTTTATTGGAGTTGATGCCGCCCTTTCTTTGTGGCATCGAGGTTTGAAGGTTACTCTTGTTCATAGAAATACTCGTGTTCTCTCACAAATGACAGATCAAGAAGGAGGAGCATTTGCAACTAAAAAATTAATAGAAATTACAGGTATTGATATTCGTTTGCAAACAGTAGTTTCTGATATTATCGAAGAAGCAGGACAATTAAAGAGCGTAAAATTAAGCAATGGAGAATCTGTTGATACAAAATTGATGATAGTTGCTATTGGTGTTTCACCAAATTCAGAACCTTTAACGGGTGATGATAGCGGTGTAAAAGTAGACGAAAACTTAAAAGCTGATTCAAATATCTATGTAGCAGGTGATGTTGCAGTTACTCCCCATGCCATAACCGGTAAGTCGGGAATTTATGCAACTTATCCTAATGCAATGATGCAAGCTCGTACTGCAGTTCGAAACATTATTTATGGAAAAACAAAATATGAGGGGTCGATTAATACAAATGTTTTAAAAAAACATATCAATTTTCCTATTATCTCCGCAGGAGCTTTTGAAGGTGAAGCAATTACGTGGCAAAACAATGATTTATTTCGCCGTGTGTATTTAAAAAACGGAAAAATCAATGGTTATCAACTTATTGGTGATACACGTATTTCTGGCTATATTTACAATCTTTATCGATCACAAACAAGAGTTGAAGGTATAATTAAAGAAATTCTTTCTGATAATAAAGGAGATTGTTATTATCGCAGAATGATGGGATTTAACACTTAA
- a CDS encoding RidA family protein, producing the protein MEYINTPRAPKAIGPYSQAVKVGNMLFISGQIPIDPSTNEILKSDIESEVSLVLNNLLKIVEDAGFSLYDIAKVTIYLKDMDNFAKINEVYAKVFDNHRPARAVVEVSRLPKDVNVEIEAVCVKEIRG; encoded by the coding sequence ATGGAATATATTAATACTCCAAGAGCACCAAAAGCAATTGGCCCTTATTCTCAGGCAGTTAAAGTTGGCAATATGCTTTTTATTTCAGGACAGATACCAATAGATCCTTCAACCAACGAAATTTTAAAATCAGATATTGAATCTGAAGTGAGTTTAGTATTGAACAATCTTTTGAAAATTGTGGAGGATGCAGGTTTTTCCTTGTATGACATAGCAAAAGTAACGATTTATCTCAAGGATATGGACAATTTTGCTAAGATAAATGAGGTTTATGCAAAAGTTTTTGATAATCACAGACCTGCAAGAGCGGTAGTTGAGGTTTCAAGATTACCTAAAGATGTGAATGTTGAAATAGAGGCTGTGTGTGTAAAGGAGATTAGGGGATGA
- the amrS gene encoding AmmeMemoRadiSam system radical SAM enzyme yields the protein MNVEAKYYDKLSDDKVQCKLCPHNCVIKDGKTGLCLIRKNENGTLYQTSYNEVSSLALDPIEKKPLYHFYPSSNILSIGTNGCNLKCPFCQNWQIVTTITHREKINPDILKEIATMNHSIGIAYTYNEPFIWYEFILDCAKVFKNAGLKNVFVTNGQINREPLMELAPYIDAANIDLKGFTNDFYKWINGDLTTTLNTIEYLFKNGSHIELTNLVVTNKNDNSDTFDDMCRWIASISSDIPLHISRYFPNYKLNEPPTPLETLKNFYEIAKKYLKYVYIGNVQIEDATDTLCPKCNHLLVKRDFYLTKCHIKEPVCPECSEKLYFVL from the coding sequence ATGAACGTAGAAGCAAAATATTATGACAAACTATCCGATGATAAAGTACAATGTAAACTTTGCCCCCATAACTGCGTAATCAAAGATGGTAAAACTGGACTTTGTTTAATAAGAAAAAACGAAAACGGTACACTTTATCAAACTTCATACAATGAAGTTAGCTCCCTAGCACTTGATCCCATTGAAAAAAAACCCCTATACCATTTTTACCCTTCATCAAACATTTTATCAATAGGTACAAACGGGTGTAATCTTAAATGTCCATTCTGCCAAAATTGGCAAATAGTCACAACAATAACACATAGAGAAAAAATAAATCCTGATATCTTGAAGGAAATCGCTACCATGAACCACTCAATAGGTATTGCCTATACTTACAACGAACCGTTTATCTGGTACGAATTTATACTTGATTGTGCAAAAGTTTTTAAAAATGCAGGACTTAAAAATGTTTTTGTTACAAACGGACAGATAAATCGTGAACCTTTGATGGAATTAGCTCCATATATTGATGCAGCTAATATTGACCTCAAAGGGTTTACAAATGATTTTTACAAATGGATTAACGGCGATTTAACCACTACTCTCAATACTATTGAATACCTGTTTAAAAATGGTAGCCATATAGAATTAACAAATCTTGTAGTGACAAATAAAAATGATAATTCAGACACTTTTGATGATATGTGCAGGTGGATTGCAAGCATAAGTAGTGACATACCGTTACATATTTCAAGATATTTCCCAAATTACAAGCTCAATGAACCGCCCACACCACTAGAAACATTGAAAAACTTTTATGAAATTGCCAAAAAATATTTAAAATATGTCTATATAGGTAATGTACAAATAGAAGATGCAACAGATACCCTTTGCCCAAAGTGCAATCATCTTTTAGTGAAGCGTGATTTTTATTTAACAAAATGTCACATAAAAGAACCTGTATGTCCAGAGTGCTCAGAAAAGCTTTATTTTGTTTTATAA
- a CDS encoding polyprenyl synthetase family protein codes for MTLNEVMELVKDDVKKVEEELLKNLDSEVQMVNEVASYVFKSGGKRLRPIFLILSSKIAGYEGERAIVLSGVVEYIHTATLLHDDVIDGAKYRRGRKSANNVFGNDITVLCGDFLYSRAFVNLVKDGDSDVQMILANAAKTMSEGEVFQLVKTANFDLTMEDYLKIIYCKTAVLFSSCCEIGAVLAKASLEERENLKEFGRLVGIAFQMSDDILDYLGDEKKTGKKPGTDLKEGKMTLPLLLLRDIATKEEKKRLHEIILDENHNDENLNYIIDLLHKYDIKQKAEDFVDNFINDAKIKLDIFPDSKYKEALLFLSEYVIKRDR; via the coding sequence ATGACATTAAATGAAGTTATGGAACTTGTTAAAGATGACGTAAAAAAAGTAGAAGAAGAATTACTTAAAAACCTAGATTCAGAAGTTCAAATGGTAAACGAAGTTGCATCCTACGTTTTTAAAAGTGGAGGGAAAAGACTTCGTCCAATTTTTTTAATCCTCTCTTCCAAAATAGCAGGGTATGAAGGTGAACGTGCTATCGTCTTAAGCGGAGTTGTTGAGTATATTCATACTGCTACTTTACTTCATGATGACGTTATTGATGGCGCAAAATATAGAAGAGGTAGAAAATCAGCTAATAACGTATTTGGAAACGATATAACAGTATTATGTGGAGATTTCCTCTACTCAAGAGCTTTCGTCAATCTTGTTAAAGATGGCGACAGTGATGTACAGATGATTCTTGCCAATGCCGCCAAAACCATGAGCGAAGGTGAAGTATTTCAATTAGTAAAAACGGCAAATTTCGATTTAACCATGGAAGATTATTTAAAAATCATATACTGCAAAACAGCTGTTCTTTTCTCAAGCTGTTGTGAAATAGGAGCAGTACTTGCTAAAGCATCTTTAGAAGAAAGGGAAAACTTAAAAGAATTTGGCAGGCTTGTAGGGATTGCCTTCCAGATGAGTGATGATATACTGGATTATCTTGGCGATGAAAAAAAGACTGGGAAAAAGCCTGGCACCGATTTAAAAGAAGGTAAAATGACCCTTCCACTTCTGCTTTTAAGAGACATTGCCACAAAAGAGGAGAAAAAGAGACTTCATGAAATTATTCTTGATGAAAATCATAATGATGAAAATCTAAACTACATAATAGATCTTTTACATAAATATGATATTAAGCAAAAAGCAGAAGATTTTGTGGACAATTTCATCAATGATGCTAAAATTAAATTAGATATATTTCCTGATTCTAAATATAAAGAGGCACTCCTATTTTTGAGTGAATACGTAATTAAGAGAGATCGATGA
- a CDS encoding AAA family ATPase, with the protein MYDNKDFKIVITGKGGVGKTTLTSCIAKLLAMRGMNVLAVDEDPQMNLPYALGLPIEEASKIVPLNKNLDYIEEKTGVRPGKSWGSLFRLNPRVEDVVQRFGIKVDDNLNLLVMGTVVQAAAGCLCAENVLLDSVIKHLALRDNEVIILDTQAGVEHFGRALSKGFSQCLVISDSTFNALSVAKHSAELARQIGIPYVHLIINKVKNNNEKQLTRFETMTQSDFSNLFDSVFYLPSEPRFEALEPDVTRIFYENSLYIVEISKLVESLLTFQKYHKQKTLQES; encoded by the coding sequence ATGTATGATAATAAAGACTTTAAAATTGTTATAACAGGGAAAGGTGGGGTTGGTAAAACAACACTAACCTCATGTATTGCTAAATTATTAGCAATGCGAGGTATGAATGTTCTTGCCGTGGATGAGGATCCACAAATGAATCTTCCATATGCATTAGGCTTGCCAATTGAAGAAGCTTCCAAAATTGTACCGTTAAATAAAAATCTTGATTATATTGAAGAAAAAACAGGTGTTCGTCCTGGTAAATCCTGGGGCTCTTTATTTCGACTTAACCCAAGAGTAGAAGACGTGGTTCAACGATTTGGGATAAAAGTTGATGATAATTTAAATTTATTAGTTATGGGAACGGTTGTTCAGGCTGCTGCTGGCTGTTTGTGCGCTGAAAATGTATTGCTGGATTCGGTAATTAAACATTTGGCGCTACGCGATAATGAGGTAATTATACTTGATACTCAAGCTGGAGTTGAACACTTCGGACGTGCTTTGTCAAAAGGCTTTTCGCAATGTCTAGTAATCTCTGACAGTACTTTTAATGCCCTATCTGTAGCCAAACATTCAGCTGAATTAGCTAGACAAATTGGCATTCCCTACGTTCATTTGATTATTAATAAAGTAAAAAATAATAATGAAAAACAATTGACTCGATTTGAAACAATGACCCAGTCTGATTTTTCAAATTTATTCGATAGTGTTTTCTATTTGCCTTCAGAACCACGTTTCGAAGCATTAGAGCCAGATGTTACTCGTATTTTTTATGAAAATAGCCTTTATATTGTAGAAATTTCAAAATTAGTGGAAAGCTTATTGACGTTTCAAAAGTATCATAAACAAAAGACTCTGCAGGAGAGTTAA
- a CDS encoding NAD(P)-dependent oxidoreductase: MIKVGFIGFGKLGSAMVENLLNHKVEIVGWNRTKEKMEKYDIIKKDMPYQIWDEGIDIVILNLYDSQSVKEVLFGDTGLFSKNVEGKIVIDTTTNHFKDVEEIAEKVESNKNFYVEAPVIGSVVPAKSGSLTVLAGCKKVIFDKVEHILSLFGNKVFHFEKIGVATRFKLVNNMVLGNFMAVLKEAVRVCELIGMDRKLAIELLENGAGDSLVLRGKKLKILEKNYDPHFDVNTLIKDLECYYDLARDVGFPSVLSSMVKELYRELSINGKGDKDFAAIVDELY; this comes from the coding sequence ATGATAAAGGTTGGTTTTATTGGGTTTGGTAAGCTTGGTTCTGCAATGGTGGAAAATCTGTTAAACCACAAAGTGGAAATAGTGGGGTGGAACAGAACAAAAGAGAAAATGGAAAAATATGATATTATAAAAAAGGATATGCCTTATCAGATATGGGATGAGGGAATAGATATAGTCATCTTAAACCTTTACGATAGTCAAAGTGTGAAAGAGGTATTGTTTGGTGATACGGGACTTTTTTCTAAAAATGTTGAAGGTAAAATTGTGATTGACACAACTACTAATCATTTTAAGGATGTGGAAGAGATTGCTGAGAAAGTAGAATCTAATAAAAATTTTTATGTGGAGGCTCCTGTTATTGGTAGTGTTGTTCCAGCAAAGAGTGGTTCGCTTACAGTTCTGGCTGGATGTAAAAAAGTGATTTTTGATAAAGTGGAGCATATTTTGTCCCTTTTTGGAAACAAGGTATTTCATTTTGAAAAAATTGGCGTGGCTACAAGATTTAAGCTTGTAAATAATATGGTGCTTGGGAATTTTATGGCAGTGTTGAAAGAGGCTGTACGTGTATGTGAGCTTATAGGTATGGATAGGAAACTTGCTATTGAATTATTAGAGAATGGGGCAGGTGATAGCCTTGTTTTAAGAGGTAAAAAATTAAAGATCCTTGAGAAAAATTATGATCCCCATTTCGATGTGAATACATTAATAAAAGATCTTGAGTGTTATTATGACCTTGCAAGGGATGTAGGTTTCCCTTCAGTTTTGTCATCAATGGTTAAGGAGTTGTATAGAGAACTTAGTATAAATGGTAAGGGTGATAAAGATTTTGCTGCTATTGTGGATGAATTATATTGA
- a CDS encoding DUF3843 family protein, protein MKKKKKIEKIYIKTWLDIKPYTKQTSSDNYYLEVANKVKNILLSSKYKNELIETLDDDFIDLLSVFLTSYLEDIVSELNIWSTFIHLHNKLYNKLLPFYKPSEYKRNDLNYEDICFLLWYYMSLTEDDPLLEPDHEIVINLAEEIFNLFLKTKDKLPKNKFLKQFYYIDGNEENFYKIRDIIQNILFSTYLFFPDTGIDYIYKLENFMIKLPEKINMPEDIIKMKNIFKNDFTWKARTKLLSLKGNEWLAEMLGDNHPLYDAIKKISPKVTSHFLFESEDENYVYLKHIATDKILNVTKKSMLDVPFDILKKDILLIDLIKFKEDWWFSGGIYFIDYDEDLIVEEKQSLSSKTAFSFLSPKREVKEVLNWHCDYFKEFNKGSLVAFMPLNEVNSFLKNFLEYINESIAKKYGLSDKPTILMQNNLFDEFEDGSMPVVVFFNPESGIEIYYDIISAFPAENNPYFDEEDFDWDFEDLLTSDDYPATLAKYCIENFRDKIDFFNDETEYIIENLDFLLRFWKVHSYYSNVNSYVFVDTMHNEQI, encoded by the coding sequence ATGAAGAAAAAGAAAAAAATTGAAAAAATTTATATTAAAACATGGCTTGATATTAAACCTTATACAAAACAGACTTCCTCGGATAATTATTACCTGGAAGTTGCAAATAAAGTCAAAAACATTCTTCTTTCAAGCAAATATAAGAATGAGTTAATTGAAACTTTAGATGATGATTTTATAGATTTATTATCTGTTTTTCTGACATCATATTTAGAAGATATTGTTTCTGAACTAAATATCTGGAGCACTTTTATACACCTACATAATAAGCTATATAATAAGCTGTTACCCTTTTACAAACCAAGTGAATACAAAAGAAATGATTTAAATTATGAGGATATCTGTTTCTTGCTCTGGTATTATATGAGTTTAACGGAAGATGATCCCCTACTGGAACCTGATCATGAAATAGTAATAAACCTGGCAGAAGAGATTTTCAATCTCTTTCTTAAAACTAAAGATAAATTGCCTAAAAACAAATTTTTAAAACAATTTTACTATATTGATGGAAATGAAGAAAATTTTTATAAAATTCGAGATATTATTCAGAACATATTATTTTCCACCTATTTATTTTTTCCAGATACAGGAATTGATTACATATATAAACTTGAAAATTTCATGATTAAACTTCCTGAAAAAATAAATATGCCAGAAGATATTATAAAAATGAAAAATATATTCAAAAATGATTTCACCTGGAAAGCAAGAACTAAGTTGTTAAGCTTAAAAGGGAATGAATGGTTAGCTGAAATGCTTGGAGATAATCATCCCCTTTATGATGCTATCAAGAAAATTTCACCAAAAGTAACATCTCACTTTTTATTCGAGTCAGAAGATGAAAACTATGTCTATTTAAAACATATCGCCACAGACAAGATCTTAAATGTAACAAAAAAGTCAATGCTTGATGTACCTTTTGATATATTAAAAAAAGACATACTTTTAATTGATCTTATAAAGTTTAAAGAGGACTGGTGGTTTTCAGGTGGAATTTATTTTATAGATTACGATGAAGATTTAATAGTTGAAGAAAAACAGTCCCTTAGCAGTAAGACAGCATTTAGCTTTCTATCACCGAAAAGGGAAGTAAAAGAAGTATTAAATTGGCATTGCGACTATTTTAAGGAATTTAACAAAGGTTCATTGGTTGCATTTATGCCTTTAAATGAAGTTAATAGCTTTTTAAAAAATTTTTTGGAATATATAAATGAATCAATCGCCAAAAAGTATGGCCTTTCAGATAAACCTACAATATTAATGCAAAATAACCTTTTTGATGAATTTGAAGATGGCTCTATGCCCGTAGTAGTCTTTTTTAATCCTGAGAGTGGGATTGAAATTTATTATGACATAATAAGTGCTTTTCCAGCGGAAAACAACCCCTATTTTGATGAAGAAGATTTTGATTGGGATTTCGAAGATCTGTTGACATCAGATGATTACCCTGCTACTTTAGCAAAATATTGTATTGAAAATTTTAGAGATAAAATTGATTTTTTTAATGATGAAACAGAATACATTATTGAAAATTTAGATTTTCTTTTAAGGTTCTGGAAAGTTCATTCATATTATTCTAATGTAAATTCTTATGTTTTTGTAGATACAATGCACAACGAACAGATATAA
- a CDS encoding LytR/AlgR family response regulator transcription factor, giving the protein MEGRRLLKILEKLDPGIILFDDNLSVKYINRVILLTFSEFSKEELFTSDIMGLHDVKAQNKIKAMLRLMKDSSRPVPFSFKRISAHNKDHYLFIKLIPLLSNNNDENLNCMLVYDITPYITNQEQTFIKIPVTLGKEIYLIDPVEILYIKAENVYSKIYTIDGEYLCDFSLLFLEERLPTEYFYRIHRSYIINLTKIEKVIKDGQSYLLQLQGCDVSLPISRSKVADFSKKIGLK; this is encoded by the coding sequence ATGGAAGGTAGAAGGCTACTAAAGATACTCGAAAAATTAGATCCAGGTATTATCTTATTTGATGACAATTTATCCGTCAAATACATAAATAGAGTTATACTATTAACATTTTCGGAATTTAGTAAAGAAGAACTGTTTACGAGTGATATCATGGGGCTACATGATGTTAAAGCGCAAAATAAAATAAAAGCTATGTTGCGGCTAATGAAGGATTCCAGTAGACCTGTTCCTTTTTCATTTAAAAGAATTAGTGCTCACAATAAAGATCATTATTTGTTCATTAAATTAATTCCTTTATTGAGTAATAATAACGATGAAAACTTAAATTGTATGCTTGTTTATGATATTACTCCATATATCACTAATCAGGAGCAAACTTTCATCAAAATACCTGTAACTTTAGGCAAGGAAATATATTTAATAGATCCTGTTGAAATATTATACATAAAAGCAGAAAATGTTTATTCTAAAATTTATACCATCGATGGGGAGTATCTTTGTGATTTTTCACTATTATTTCTTGAAGAACGATTACCAACTGAATATTTTTATAGGATTCACCGTAGCTATATAATTAATCTTACTAAAATTGAAAAGGTAATAAAAGATGGTCAATCATATTTATTGCAACTTCAGGGTTGTGATGTTTCATTGCCAATTAGCCGAAGCAAAGTAGCCGATTTTTCAAAAAAAATAGGTTTAAAATAA
- the cooS gene encoding anaerobic carbon-monoxide dehydrogenase catalytic subunit translates to MSELSRKRSADPAAIEMLNLAERKQYETIWDRLEKQQPQCGYGQLGTCCRLCTMGPCRINPFGEEPTHGVCGATADTIVARNLARMAAVGSSSHSDHGRGAALLLKEVAIGKNKDYRITDVEKLKAVATRLGINTAGRSYLEIASDVADVAINCFGKQDEEPIIFLQKYMPKKRIERLKEIETMLFEKTGKKMGLLPRGIDREAVDILHRTHFGCDADPLSLMMQTVRCALSDGWAGSLIATEIQDILFGTPTIKTVKANLGVLDAEYVNIIIHGHEPILSEKVVEIALSEEMQEAARKVGAKGVNVAGLCCTGNELLMRQGVGIAGNELHSELAIMTGAVEAMVVDVQCIYPSLAKLSNCFHTQFITTNEQAAIPGAIHIQFDEEKANDIARKIVQAGIDAFPNRDKSKVYIPSNISNAIVGFSVEEILKILGGSVAPLVDAIAKGSIKGVAGIVGCNNVKVKQDLYHQELTKELIKRDILVIGTGCWAIGAAKAGLMDISAQGLAGEGLKAVCKALDIPPVLHMGSCVDCSRMLVLAGALAEHLDVDISDLPLVGSAPEWMTEKAVAIGTYFVGSGVPVHLWPAPPILGGPEVTKILTEGAKELLGGYFFIEEGPEATAKRMEEIILEKRTALGI, encoded by the coding sequence ATGAGCGAATTATCACGCAAGAGAAGTGCAGACCCTGCTGCTATAGAAATGTTGAATTTAGCCGAGAGAAAGCAATATGAAACAATTTGGGATAGATTAGAAAAACAGCAACCACAATGTGGTTATGGACAATTGGGAACTTGTTGTCGTTTATGTACAATGGGCCCATGTCGTATCAATCCTTTTGGTGAGGAACCAACCCATGGTGTTTGTGGAGCTACTGCAGATACAATCGTAGCTCGCAATTTAGCTCGTATGGCTGCTGTTGGTTCATCTTCACATTCTGACCATGGTCGAGGAGCCGCACTCTTACTAAAAGAAGTTGCGATAGGTAAGAATAAAGATTATCGAATTACTGATGTTGAGAAATTGAAAGCAGTTGCAACTCGTCTTGGTATTAATACTGCAGGTCGCTCATATCTTGAAATTGCCAGTGATGTAGCTGATGTAGCAATCAACTGTTTTGGAAAACAAGATGAGGAGCCCATTATTTTCTTACAAAAGTATATGCCTAAAAAACGAATTGAGCGGTTAAAGGAAATAGAAACAATGTTATTTGAAAAAACTGGGAAAAAAATGGGCCTGCTACCTCGTGGTATTGATCGTGAAGCTGTGGATATATTACACCGTACCCACTTCGGTTGTGATGCTGATCCACTCTCACTTATGATGCAAACTGTTCGCTGTGCTCTTTCCGATGGTTGGGCAGGTTCTTTGATAGCTACTGAAATACAAGATATTTTGTTTGGAACTCCAACTATAAAAACCGTAAAAGCTAATCTCGGTGTATTAGATGCTGAGTATGTGAACATTATTATTCACGGTCATGAACCAATACTTTCAGAAAAAGTGGTTGAGATAGCTCTTTCCGAAGAAATGCAAGAAGCTGCTCGCAAAGTTGGAGCAAAAGGAGTAAATGTGGCAGGATTGTGTTGTACTGGTAATGAATTATTAATGCGTCAAGGCGTTGGTATTGCAGGTAATGAATTACATAGTGAATTAGCTATAATGACTGGTGCTGTTGAAGCAATGGTTGTTGATGTTCAGTGTATTTATCCGTCACTTGCTAAGTTATCAAATTGTTTCCACACTCAATTTATTACTACAAATGAACAAGCAGCAATACCAGGTGCCATTCATATTCAATTTGATGAAGAAAAAGCAAATGATATCGCTCGTAAGATTGTGCAAGCAGGTATCGATGCATTCCCAAATAGAGATAAAAGTAAAGTTTATATTCCGTCTAATATTTCAAATGCAATTGTAGGATTTAGTGTTGAAGAAATTCTTAAAATTCTTGGTGGTTCAGTTGCACCGTTGGTAGATGCTATTGCAAAAGGCTCTATAAAAGGAGTGGCAGGTATAGTTGGATGTAATAATGTTAAAGTGAAACAGGATTTATATCACCAAGAATTAACTAAGGAATTAATTAAACGTGATATCCTTGTTATTGGTACAGGTTGTTGGGCGATTGGAGCAGCTAAGGCAGGTTTAATGGATATTAGTGCTCAAGGACTTGCTGGGGAAGGATTAAAGGCAGTCTGTAAAGCACTTGACATTCCACCTGTATTGCATATGGGGTCTTGTGTTGATTGTTCAAGAATGTTGGTGTTGGCCGGTGCATTAGCAGAACATCTTGATGTGGACATTTCAGATTTACCATTAGTTGGTTCTGCTCCAGAATGGATGACTGAAAAAGCTGTAGCAATAGGTACCTATTTTGTTGGTTCAGGAGTTCCAGTTCACCTTTGGCCAGCTCCTCCTATACTTGGTGGTCCAGAGGTAACAAAAATTCTTACAGAAGGTGCAAAAGAATTGCTCGGCGGTTATTTCTTTATTGAAGAAGGACCAGAAGCTACAGCAAAACGTATGGAAGAAATCATTTTAGAAAAACGTACAGCATTAGGAATTTAG